Proteins co-encoded in one Gracilimonas sediminicola genomic window:
- a CDS encoding OFA family MFS transporter has translation MKNRWLIAASAVGIHISIGSVYAYSAWKMPLENTFGWSTTSTSIAFSIAIFFLGISAASLGRIIEIHGPSKGGLLSTLFFTVGLFGSALAVYLESIWLFYLFFGVISGVGLGLGYISPVSTLVKWFPDRRGLATGLAIMGFGFGGLVCAHLIDVFNPPQSEIVLPVEVTAKEYMELQSADPEQAEVLMAGVPDFYDFKANESELMRMETENMQESTAYKNLESTIAPFRTVVLYDKSAIATAFIGLGIIYLLVMLPSALYIAPPPSGYGEEFESQAKNSASKKLMNVPDVTAFEALKTPGFYGLWIMLFINVSCGIAVIATAKKMGYEMVRLSVEMSSLLVMGISLFNGIGRIVWASLSDYIGRTNTYVAFFAIQMIAFPLLANLTTQPILFMIVTFVILTCYGGGFASIPAYISDLFGLKEMPTIHGFILTAWSLAGIVGPLLNAYVYEQTKSYQQSLYIFGGAFVLALVVSLLMKIEMRRVQELAVSQNG, from the coding sequence ATGAAAAATCGCTGGCTCATTGCGGCTTCGGCTGTCGGTATTCACATCTCAATTGGTTCAGTATATGCCTACAGTGCATGGAAGATGCCCTTAGAAAACACCTTCGGCTGGTCTACCACCAGTACTTCCATTGCATTCAGTATTGCGATCTTCTTTCTGGGAATATCAGCAGCAAGCCTGGGGCGTATCATTGAGATCCATGGCCCATCAAAAGGAGGGCTGCTTTCCACTTTATTCTTTACCGTGGGATTGTTTGGCTCTGCTTTAGCAGTCTATTTGGAAAGCATTTGGTTGTTCTACCTGTTCTTTGGAGTGATCAGCGGAGTCGGATTGGGCCTTGGCTATATTTCTCCGGTTTCTACTCTGGTGAAATGGTTCCCGGATCGTCGGGGTCTGGCAACCGGGTTGGCCATCATGGGCTTTGGATTTGGCGGACTGGTATGTGCCCATCTGATCGATGTGTTTAATCCACCTCAATCTGAAATAGTACTGCCTGTAGAAGTAACGGCCAAAGAATATATGGAATTGCAATCGGCAGACCCGGAGCAGGCAGAAGTATTGATGGCTGGAGTACCAGATTTCTATGACTTTAAGGCCAATGAGTCTGAACTCATGAGAATGGAAACTGAAAATATGCAGGAAAGTACAGCCTACAAAAATCTTGAGTCAACCATTGCGCCATTTCGAACGGTTGTGTTGTATGATAAATCTGCAATAGCCACAGCATTTATTGGCCTTGGCATCATTTACCTACTGGTCATGTTACCCAGTGCTTTATACATCGCCCCGCCACCGTCCGGTTATGGTGAAGAGTTTGAAAGCCAGGCCAAGAACTCTGCGAGTAAAAAATTAATGAACGTACCGGATGTAACAGCTTTTGAAGCTCTAAAAACACCGGGGTTTTATGGGCTTTGGATTATGTTATTCATCAATGTGTCGTGTGGGATCGCGGTGATAGCAACAGCTAAAAAAATGGGCTACGAAATGGTTCGCCTTTCAGTGGAAATGTCCAGCTTACTGGTAATGGGTATCTCCTTGTTTAATGGCATCGGGCGAATAGTATGGGCTTCACTTTCCGATTACATTGGAAGAACCAATACCTATGTGGCCTTTTTTGCAATACAGATGATCGCCTTTCCACTGCTTGCCAATCTTACTACTCAACCCATACTGTTCATGATCGTTACTTTCGTGATCCTGACATGTTACGGCGGAGGGTTTGCCAGTATTCCGGCATACATAAGTGACCTGTTTGGTTTGAAGGAAATGCCTACTATTCACGGTTTCATTTTGACAGCCTGGTCACTGGCAGGTATTGTCGGTCCTCTTCTCAATGCCTACGTATATGAGCAAACCAAGAGCTACCAGCAAAGTCTCTACATTTTTGGTGGAGCTTTTGTATTGGCACTGGTGGTTTCATTGCTCATGAAGATCGAGATGCGCCGGGTTCAGGAGCTTGCTGTTTCACAAAATGGTTAG
- the pflB gene encoding formate C-acetyltransferase — translation MKATDKNTSLPFLTDDTPLCYRNFTAGKWNTEIEVRDFIQKNYIPYLGDASFLSGPTDTTQLLWQQVMNLMIKEQKEGVLDADTELVSSIISHGPGYIDKDLERIVGLQTDAPLKRSMMPFGGVRMARKALESHGFSFSEKTQEAFDAIRKTHNDGVFDGYTSEIRSCRSSGIITGLPDSYARGRIIGDYRRVALYGIDRLIEDKIEQLDSLEVTNIQEETIRLREEINEQIRSLNELKEMASGYGFDISKPATNATEAVQWLYFGYLAAVKEQNGAAMSFGRVSTFLDIYIERDLEEEVLTEPEAQELIDHLVMKLRMVRFMRPPEYDELFSGDPTWVTEVIGGMGIDGRTMVSKTSFRFLQTLHNLGPAPEPNLTVLWSENLPEGFKQFCVDTSIKTSSLQYENDDLMRDYWGDDYGIACCVSAMKIGKQMQFFGARANLAKTLLYAINGGKDEVSGEQIGPELAPITGDTLTYDELMPKFDAMMDWLAATYMNALNVIHFMHDKYYYERLEMALHDRDVFRTMACGIAGLSVVADSLSAARYANVKILRDERGLATDFETTGEFPVFGNDDDRVDNIARDLVKTFMNKLKQQPAYRDSVPTQSILTITSNVVYGNKTGNTPDGRKKGEPFGPGANPMHGRDKNGAVASMRSVAKLPYEYAQDGISYTFSIVPGALGRTDEDRVENMVNLLDGYFKEGGHHVNVNVFDRDTLVDAMDHPEKYPQLTIRVSGYAVNFNKLTKEQQMDVITRTFHERN, via the coding sequence ATGAAAGCGACCGACAAAAACACTTCTCTACCGTTTTTAACAGATGACACCCCTTTGTGCTATCGTAATTTTACGGCGGGAAAGTGGAATACAGAAATAGAAGTCAGAGATTTTATCCAGAAAAACTATATCCCTTACCTGGGAGATGCATCCTTTTTGAGCGGTCCAACCGATACCACTCAGCTGTTGTGGCAGCAGGTGATGAATTTGATGATCAAGGAACAAAAAGAAGGGGTGCTGGATGCCGATACTGAATTGGTGTCATCCATCATATCTCATGGGCCGGGATACATAGACAAAGACCTTGAGCGCATTGTAGGCCTTCAAACCGATGCCCCTTTAAAACGATCTATGATGCCGTTCGGTGGTGTAAGAATGGCCAGAAAGGCATTGGAAAGCCACGGTTTTAGCTTCTCTGAAAAAACACAGGAAGCATTTGATGCCATACGTAAAACACACAATGATGGCGTATTTGATGGTTACACATCAGAGATAAGAAGCTGCCGATCTTCCGGTATCATCACCGGTCTGCCTGATTCGTATGCACGAGGCCGTATCATCGGAGATTACAGAAGGGTTGCTCTTTACGGCATTGACCGCTTAATTGAGGACAAGATCGAGCAGCTGGATTCTCTTGAAGTCACAAACATTCAGGAAGAAACCATCCGCCTGCGTGAGGAAATTAATGAGCAGATCCGCTCATTAAACGAACTCAAGGAGATGGCTTCCGGCTACGGCTTTGATATCTCCAAGCCGGCCACAAATGCTACCGAGGCGGTTCAGTGGTTATACTTCGGGTACCTGGCGGCAGTGAAAGAGCAAAATGGAGCAGCCATGTCTTTCGGCCGGGTCTCAACCTTCCTCGATATCTATATTGAACGCGACCTGGAAGAAGAAGTGCTTACTGAGCCCGAAGCTCAGGAACTGATCGACCACCTGGTGATGAAACTTCGTATGGTGCGGTTCATGCGTCCACCAGAGTATGATGAGTTATTTTCCGGCGACCCAACCTGGGTAACCGAAGTGATAGGCGGTATGGGTATTGATGGCCGAACTATGGTTTCCAAAACCTCTTTCCGCTTCCTCCAAACCCTCCATAACTTGGGGCCTGCTCCAGAACCGAACCTGACGGTACTTTGGTCAGAAAATCTACCGGAGGGATTCAAGCAATTCTGTGTGGATACTTCTATCAAGACGTCTTCATTACAGTATGAGAATGATGACCTGATGCGTGATTACTGGGGAGATGATTATGGCATCGCATGCTGTGTGTCTGCCATGAAGATCGGTAAGCAAATGCAGTTCTTCGGTGCACGAGCCAACCTGGCCAAGACCCTCTTGTATGCCATAAACGGTGGTAAAGATGAGGTGAGCGGTGAGCAGATAGGCCCGGAACTTGCTCCTATCACAGGCGATACGCTTACATATGATGAGTTAATGCCCAAGTTTGATGCAATGATGGACTGGCTGGCTGCCACGTATATGAATGCATTGAATGTGATCCACTTTATGCACGATAAATACTACTACGAACGCCTGGAGATGGCCCTGCACGACCGGGATGTATTCCGGACCATGGCCTGTGGTATTGCTGGACTCTCAGTTGTAGCCGATTCATTGAGTGCTGCCAGGTATGCAAACGTTAAGATCCTTCGTGATGAACGGGGATTGGCTACTGATTTCGAAACGACCGGTGAATTCCCGGTATTCGGAAATGATGACGACCGGGTAGATAACATAGCCCGCGACTTGGTGAAAACATTCATGAATAAGCTGAAGCAACAGCCTGCTTATCGTGATTCTGTACCAACACAATCTATTCTTACGATTACCTCGAACGTGGTGTACGGCAACAAGACCGGAAACACACCCGATGGCCGTAAGAAAGGGGAGCCGTTTGGACCGGGTGCCAACCCAATGCACGGCCGTGATAAGAACGGTGCTGTGGCAAGCATGCGTTCAGTGGCTAAGTTGCCTTACGAATACGCTCAGGATGGGATTTCCTATACATTCTCTATTGTACCGGGAGCCCTTGGCAGAACGGATGAAGACAGGGTGGAAAACATGGTAAACCTGCTGGACGGATACTTTAAGGAAGGCGGCCACCATGTCAACGTGAATGTATTTGACCGCGATACGCTGGTGGATGCGATGGATCATCCTGAAAAATATCCTCAACTCACGATTCGCGTGTCAGGCTACGCAGTTAATTTCAATAAGCTGACCAAAGAACAGCAAATGGATGTGATCACAAGAACCTTCCATGAAAGGAACTGA
- the pflA gene encoding pyruvate formate-lyase-activating protein: MENVTGYLHSVETAGTLDGPGIRRVIFLNGCPLKCVYCHNPDSRRYKGGIRTDAFTELRGIARQKEMLLSMKGGVTLSGGEPLWQPDFVKAIFEGSKMMGLHTALDTSGFVGHKADDELLSLTDLVLLDIKHFDPEGYKKVTGVNLQPTLDFAERLAAMNKPVWLRFVLVPGYTDDMNAIAKMAKYARHLGNVERVEVLPFHKMGEYKWEALNMDYELFDTDEPCAALISETKTYFNREGIPVF; encoded by the coding sequence ATGGAAAATGTAACCGGATATCTGCACTCTGTAGAAACAGCCGGAACCCTGGACGGCCCCGGAATACGACGGGTAATATTTTTGAATGGGTGTCCACTAAAGTGTGTGTACTGCCATAACCCGGATAGCAGGCGATACAAAGGAGGCATAAGAACAGATGCTTTCACTGAACTGCGGGGTATTGCAAGGCAAAAAGAGATGCTTTTATCTATGAAGGGCGGCGTGACGCTCTCGGGTGGTGAACCGCTTTGGCAACCGGACTTTGTAAAGGCCATCTTCGAAGGATCCAAAATGATGGGATTGCACACTGCCTTGGATACATCAGGGTTTGTAGGCCATAAAGCAGATGATGAACTATTGTCGCTGACCGATCTGGTACTCCTCGATATCAAACACTTCGACCCGGAAGGGTATAAAAAAGTAACCGGTGTCAATTTACAACCCACTCTCGATTTTGCAGAGCGGCTGGCAGCCATGAATAAGCCGGTATGGCTACGTTTTGTTCTTGTGCCGGGCTACACGGACGATATGAATGCCATAGCGAAAATGGCCAAATATGCCCGTCATTTAGGAAACGTGGAACGGGTGGAGGTGCTGCCTTTCCATAAAATGGGGGAATACAAATGGGAAGCTTTGAACATGGATTATGAGTTATTCGATACTGATGAACCATGTGCAGCTCTTATTTCAGAGACCAAAACATATTTCAATAGGGAAGGTATTCCGGTGTTTTAG
- a CDS encoding arsinothricin resistance N-acetyltransferase ArsN1 family B, whose protein sequence is MMIRPVQPKDIPDIKNIYNYYIRETSVTFEEAEITENDIQSRIQKVESAGLPWLVAEYQNEIAGYAYATKWKERSAYRHSVEISVYVDHNRHGNGWGTKLYQALFTELQKKDIHLAIAGITLPNDASIALHEKFGMEKVAHFKEIGFKFGQWLDVGYWQKRL, encoded by the coding sequence ATGATGATCCGCCCCGTTCAGCCCAAAGACATCCCTGATATCAAGAACATCTACAACTACTACATCCGGGAGACATCCGTCACTTTTGAAGAAGCTGAGATAACCGAAAATGACATTCAGTCCCGAATACAAAAAGTAGAATCAGCCGGACTCCCCTGGCTGGTCGCTGAATATCAAAACGAAATCGCGGGTTATGCATACGCCACCAAATGGAAAGAGCGATCAGCATACCGGCATTCGGTGGAGATATCGGTATATGTGGACCATAACCGTCACGGAAATGGCTGGGGAACCAAACTCTACCAGGCTTTATTCACCGAACTTCAGAAAAAGGATATTCATCTGGCCATAGCTGGCATCACCTTACCGAATGATGCCAGCATCGCCCTCCACGAAAAGTTTGGGATGGAGAAAGTGGCACACTTCAAAGAAATCGGCTTCAAATTCGGCCAATGGCTGGATGTGGGGTATTGGCAAAAGAGATTATGA
- a CDS encoding amidohydrolase family protein, with product MTTKTFGLISLLIYCSTAFAVAQSKQHQPIIDVHLHATNENSASAEQVLQQMDDHHVVLAVLSGADRELAAAWKANTPHKFKIGPSFPCTDGMYPRMYPCFPEGDGWPDPDWLRKEYEEGRMSAMGEMLYVYYGMAPSDERLEPYFKMAEELSIPVGVHAGHGPPPQRRLKGCCPNFDEEMGNPLLLEPVLKKHPNLRIWLMHGGEINFHDQAIRLMKKYPNVYTDMSILNSVMPAELHARLLKSFIDVGLEDRLMFGSDNLPYGLIMKRLYEIDFLSDKQRRNILYDNAARFFDLSEETIAKHHGETEK from the coding sequence ATGACCACTAAAACATTCGGGCTTATATCATTGCTGATATATTGTTCCACTGCATTTGCTGTCGCACAGTCAAAGCAACACCAACCCATCATCGATGTACACCTGCATGCCACAAACGAAAATTCTGCCTCAGCGGAACAAGTGCTTCAGCAGATGGATGACCACCATGTAGTATTGGCTGTGCTATCAGGAGCCGACCGGGAGCTTGCAGCAGCATGGAAAGCGAATACTCCGCATAAATTTAAGATCGGGCCTTCCTTTCCCTGCACCGACGGCATGTATCCGAGAATGTATCCCTGCTTTCCGGAAGGTGACGGCTGGCCCGACCCGGATTGGTTGCGAAAAGAATATGAAGAAGGGCGCATGAGTGCCATGGGAGAAATGCTGTATGTTTACTATGGTATGGCCCCTTCTGACGAACGGCTGGAACCTTACTTCAAAATGGCTGAGGAACTCTCGATTCCGGTGGGTGTGCATGCCGGTCATGGTCCGCCACCACAACGCCGCCTGAAAGGATGCTGCCCGAATTTTGATGAAGAAATGGGAAACCCCTTACTATTGGAGCCTGTATTAAAGAAACATCCGAATCTTAGAATTTGGCTTATGCACGGCGGTGAGATTAACTTCCATGATCAGGCTATCCGCTTAATGAAGAAATACCCCAATGTATATACCGATATGAGTATTCTGAACAGCGTAATGCCCGCGGAGCTTCATGCCCGTCTCCTGAAAAGCTTTATTGACGTCGGGCTTGAAGACCGCCTGATGTTCGGCTCCGACAACCTCCCTTACGGATTAATCATGAAACGTCTGTATGAAATTGACTTCTTGTCTGATAAGCAACGCCGCAACATATTGTATGATAATGCCGCCCGTTTTTTTGATTTAAGTGAGGAAACGATAGCTAAACACCACGGAGAAACTGAAAAGTAA
- a CDS encoding class I SAM-dependent methyltransferase — protein sequence MSRQNPNRSKKPWPTKDAMEQVYQKNLWGGEHADFYSGTGSHHPELVEPYVEAVATFLRSFEEPPVVCDLGCGDFNVGKELVKHTKKYVGVDIVPDLIERNREKFEADHLEFRCLDIAEDEWPPGDCVILRQVLQHLSNAEIQRIVCKLYDYKYIILTEHLPEGDFEPNKDIISGQGTRLKKGSGVDLLAPPFNLRVQKKEQWLAVPAVEWGGVLVTTFYRL from the coding sequence ATGAGTAGACAAAACCCAAACCGTTCTAAAAAACCCTGGCCCACCAAAGATGCCATGGAGCAGGTGTATCAAAAAAATCTGTGGGGCGGAGAGCATGCAGATTTTTATTCCGGAACCGGTTCGCATCATCCTGAGTTGGTTGAACCTTATGTAGAGGCTGTAGCTACTTTTCTGCGTTCTTTTGAAGAACCCCCGGTGGTTTGTGATCTGGGATGTGGCGACTTCAACGTTGGCAAGGAGCTGGTAAAGCATACCAAGAAGTATGTGGGGGTAGATATCGTACCGGATCTTATTGAACGAAACAGAGAGAAATTTGAGGCCGACCACCTGGAATTCCGATGCCTGGATATTGCCGAAGATGAATGGCCGCCCGGAGATTGTGTGATCCTCAGGCAGGTGTTGCAGCATCTATCGAATGCAGAGATACAGCGTATTGTGTGTAAGCTGTATGATTATAAGTATATCATTTTAACCGAACACCTGCCCGAAGGCGATTTTGAACCCAATAAAGACATCATTTCAGGTCAGGGAACCCGGCTTAAAAAGGGGAGCGGGGTTGATTTGCTGGCACCACCATTTAACCTTCGGGTTCAAAAAAAAGAACAATGGCTGGCTGTTCCCGCAGTGGAATGGGGCGGGGTTCTGGTGACTACGTTTTACAGATTGTAG
- a CDS encoding REP-associated tyrosine transposase, whose translation MGRSRYKFYESHYPYFVSSTLLEELPLFSKPQVAQVLLEQFMVLQNMRSVKVYAYVIMPNHFHAVVQGEQLSKKLRLTKSYAARQILEVLKRYGHTRWLRKLKECKRSYKRHRTFQVWEEGLHPKQLSTTEMMAQKIAYIHQNPVKAGWVNAPDDWRYSSAGNYLGREGLIPVTLFAG comes from the coding sequence ATGGGACGAAGCCGATACAAATTTTATGAATCACACTACCCATACTTTGTCAGTAGCACCTTATTGGAAGAGCTTCCGCTATTTTCAAAACCGCAGGTTGCTCAGGTATTACTTGAACAGTTTATGGTGCTGCAAAATATGAGGTCGGTTAAGGTATATGCGTATGTAATCATGCCTAATCATTTTCATGCGGTGGTACAGGGAGAGCAATTATCAAAAAAGCTCAGGCTTACAAAATCCTATGCTGCGCGACAGATACTGGAGGTGTTAAAGCGGTATGGACATACCCGGTGGTTGCGGAAGTTGAAAGAATGCAAACGGTCTTATAAAAGGCACCGCACCTTTCAAGTGTGGGAAGAGGGGCTGCATCCAAAGCAACTCAGTACGACAGAGATGATGGCTCAGAAGATTGCATACATTCATCAGAATCCTGTAAAGGCGGGCTGGGTGAATGCTCCGGATGACTGGAGGTATTCATCTGCAGGAAATTACCTGGGCCGGGAGGGATTGATTCCGGTTACCTTATTTGCCGGTTAA
- a CDS encoding helix-turn-helix domain-containing protein, which produces MQIQPIHTEDDYQRALDRIEKIFDAKPGSDEGDELEILGILVDEYEKKHFPIEAPKPVEAIKFRMDQLGMQQKDLAKVLGSKSRASEILSGKRSLSLRHIKLLHKKLGIPAEVLIQEPEPVT; this is translated from the coding sequence ATGCAGATTCAACCCATACATACCGAAGACGATTATCAAAGAGCATTAGATCGGATTGAAAAAATCTTTGACGCCAAGCCTGGAAGTGACGAAGGTGACGAATTGGAAATATTAGGAATTTTAGTGGATGAATACGAAAAAAAGCATTTCCCTATTGAAGCTCCAAAACCCGTTGAAGCTATTAAGTTTCGCATGGATCAATTAGGAATGCAACAGAAAGATTTGGCCAAAGTGTTGGGATCAAAATCACGAGCAAGTGAAATACTCTCAGGGAAACGCTCTCTTTCTCTCCGTCATATTAAATTGCTGCACAAAAAACTTGGGATCCCGGCAGAAGTATTAATTCAAGAACCAGAGCCGGTTACATAA
- a CDS encoding type II toxin-antitoxin system HigB family toxin yields MRVFARKTLREFWINHSDSEDALKAWFSEAENSQWESPSDIKNKYPHASILPDNRVVFNIKGNNYRLVVKINYDYGQVFIRFVGTHAEYDKIDATTI; encoded by the coding sequence ATGCGAGTATTTGCCCGAAAGACATTACGGGAGTTTTGGATTAATCATTCGGACAGTGAAGATGCTTTAAAGGCATGGTTTTCTGAAGCAGAGAATTCCCAATGGGAATCACCTTCTGACATTAAGAATAAATATCCACATGCGAGTATTCTTCCTGACAACCGAGTGGTTTTCAATATCAAGGGCAATAACTATAGGTTGGTGGTCAAAATTAATTATGACTACGGACAGGTATTCATCCGTTTTGTAGGTACTCATGCTGAATACGACAAAATTGATGCAACAACAATTTAA
- a CDS encoding DUF1801 domain-containing protein codes for MDNGVKEKFEAYPEHIRVKMERLRGLIYEVAGSTEGVGELEETLKWSEPAYLTKRPKSGTTLRIDWKEKSPDQIGMYVSCNTSLIDTYRSMFGDELNFEGNRAILLPVDTELPEKELRICIQMALRYHLDKR; via the coding sequence ATGGATAATGGTGTAAAGGAAAAGTTTGAGGCGTACCCGGAGCATATCAGGGTGAAGATGGAGCGGTTGCGGGGGCTGATTTATGAGGTGGCCGGTAGCACGGAGGGCGTGGGGGAACTGGAGGAAACGCTGAAATGGAGTGAGCCGGCTTACCTTACCAAACGACCAAAGAGCGGTACCACCTTGCGCATCGACTGGAAGGAGAAAAGCCCGGATCAGATTGGGATGTATGTAAGCTGCAATACCTCTTTGATTGATACCTACCGAAGCATGTTTGGTGATGAGCTGAATTTTGAGGGAAACCGCGCCATTCTTTTACCAGTCGATACCGAGCTCCCTGAAAAAGAACTTCGGATTTGCATTCAGATGGCGCTGCGGTATCATTTGGATAAACGGTAG
- a CDS encoding S9 family peptidase, translating to MRFLPYRSFPLLILLSSLILIASGCKIYSEKVSEEDYQRAEKMLSGHTNDLVHGTIAGEEWLDDDRLIYRHSLADGTEFMMADPEARTKERAFDHNRLADVLSGMMGEDVEPLDLPFRSFDFTDGGEAITFSADGKEYQCELTGYDCEITRDEVRNYWNESVSPDGKKSVFIRDHNLFMRNLETGRVTQLTYDGRENFGYATNNAGWVKRDGPVVLWSPDSKRISTFQQDARGVGEMYLASTKVGHPELEAWKYPLPGDSVIFRIHRVVINLEPAPKVVRLRKSPDPQRSTITDHIADWSGSFLDNEWSNDSNTLAFVTVSRDHQDVHLQTANPTTGSVRSVLTEETDTFFESGNDMVNWHVLNESNEVIWYSQRDNWGHLYLYDLQTGKLKNQITSGDWNVNQVRHVDEDSRTIYFTGAVSEEGDPYFEYFYRVNFDGTELRLLTPEEAHHEIEVSESGNYFVDTRSTPTTPPTSVIRNMDGEVLVELASADISELQAHGWVPPVPFSVKARDGVTDLYGLMYKPSNFSSSESYPVLNYIYPGPQTGSVGSRAFRAARSDKQALAELGFIVVEVDAMGTPGRSKEFHDFYYGNMGDNGLPDQITMIEQLGDRHSWMDISRVGIFGHSGGGFASTRALFAYPGFYDVAVSGAGNHDNRNYADPWGEKWQGLLKATNIDGATDDQSTNYDNQANQLLADSLEGKLLITHGTLDSNVPPYNTLLVVNALIEANKDFDMIMFPNRGHGYYSEDYMMRKRWDYFVKHLKGVDPPKEYQFGGIDE from the coding sequence ATGAGATTTTTACCCTATCGCTCTTTCCCTCTCCTCATTCTCCTGTCCTCTTTAATACTGATAGCTTCCGGCTGTAAAATTTACTCTGAAAAAGTTTCTGAAGAAGACTACCAGAGAGCCGAGAAAATGCTTTCCGGACATACCAATGATCTGGTTCACGGAACCATTGCCGGAGAGGAATGGCTGGATGATGACCGCCTTATTTACCGCCATTCTTTAGCGGACGGAACTGAATTTATGATGGCTGATCCCGAAGCGAGAACCAAAGAACGGGCTTTTGACCATAACCGGCTGGCTGATGTTTTATCAGGAATGATGGGCGAAGATGTGGAACCGCTTGACCTCCCTTTCCGGAGTTTTGACTTTACCGACGGTGGCGAGGCCATCACCTTTTCTGCCGATGGCAAAGAGTATCAATGTGAACTCACCGGCTACGATTGCGAAATCACCCGCGATGAAGTCCGCAATTACTGGAATGAATCAGTTTCCCCCGATGGAAAGAAATCGGTGTTTATCAGGGATCATAACCTCTTTATGCGGAATCTCGAAACCGGCCGGGTAACTCAGCTGACCTATGACGGCCGCGAGAACTTCGGCTATGCCACCAACAATGCCGGTTGGGTGAAAAGAGACGGCCCCGTGGTATTATGGTCACCCGATTCAAAACGAATTTCGACCTTTCAACAGGATGCCCGTGGTGTTGGAGAAATGTACCTCGCTTCCACTAAAGTGGGTCACCCGGAGTTGGAGGCCTGGAAATATCCCTTACCGGGTGACAGTGTAATTTTCCGCATTCACCGGGTAGTAATTAACCTGGAACCTGCACCGAAAGTAGTCAGGCTGCGCAAATCTCCTGACCCTCAGCGTTCAACCATCACCGATCATATTGCGGACTGGAGCGGTTCGTTCCTGGATAATGAATGGAGTAATGACAGCAATACGCTGGCTTTTGTAACTGTATCCCGGGATCATCAGGATGTGCACCTTCAAACCGCTAATCCAACTACCGGCAGTGTTCGGTCTGTGTTGACTGAAGAAACCGACACCTTTTTCGAGTCCGGTAACGACATGGTGAACTGGCACGTGCTGAACGAAAGCAATGAAGTGATTTGGTATTCACAGCGGGATAACTGGGGACATTTATACCTCTATGACCTTCAAACCGGCAAGCTTAAGAACCAGATTACCTCCGGCGACTGGAATGTGAATCAGGTTCGTCACGTGGATGAAGATTCCCGAACCATCTATTTCACCGGTGCGGTAAGTGAGGAAGGCGATCCCTATTTCGAATACTTTTACAGGGTGAATTTTGACGGGACCGAGCTCCGCCTGCTAACGCCTGAAGAAGCGCATCATGAAATCGAAGTCTCTGAATCCGGAAACTACTTTGTGGATACCCGTTCCACCCCAACCACTCCACCCACTTCCGTTATTCGAAACATGGATGGCGAAGTGCTGGTTGAACTTGCATCCGCTGATATCTCAGAACTGCAGGCCCACGGCTGGGTTCCTCCGGTTCCGTTTTCCGTTAAAGCCAGAGACGGGGTCACCGATTTATACGGATTGATGTATAAGCCGTCCAATTTCAGCTCATCGGAGTCGTACCCTGTGTTGAATTACATTTACCCCGGCCCGCAAACCGGTAGTGTAGGCAGTCGCGCTTTCCGTGCCGCCCGTTCCGACAAACAAGCCCTGGCTGAACTCGGCTTTATCGTGGTTGAAGTTGATGCGATGGGCACGCCGGGACGCTCTAAAGAATTTCATGACTTCTATTATGGAAACATGGGCGACAATGGCCTTCCCGATCAAATTACCATGATTGAACAGCTTGGTGACCGTCATTCCTGGATGGATATAAGTCGTGTGGGGATTTTCGGTCATTCCGGAGGTGGGTTTGCTTCTACCCGTGCCCTTTTCGCCTATCCCGGTTTTTATGATGTCGCTGTTTCAGGCGCCGGTAACCATGATAACCGAAACTATGCTGATCCATGGGGAGAGAAGTGGCAGGGGCTGCTCAAAGCTACCAACATTGATGGAGCTACCGATGATCAGTCCACCAACTACGACAATCAGGCCAACCAATTACTGGCCGACAGCCTGGAAGGCAAGCTGCTGATCACCCATGGTACACTCGACAGCAACGTCCCTCCTTACAACACACTGCTGGTCGTAAACGCCCTGATTGAAGCCAACAAAGACTTTGATATGATCATGTTTCCGAACCGCGGACACGGATATTACAGCGAGGATTATATGATGCGAAAGCGCTGGGATTATTTTGTGAAACATTTGAAGGGTGTGGATCCGCCGAAGGAGTATCAGTTTGGGGGGATTGACGAGTGA